Proteins found in one Kluyveromyces marxianus DMKU3-1042 DNA, complete genome, chromosome 2 genomic segment:
- the CCT8 gene encoding chaperonin-containing T-complex subunit CCT8 — MSLKLPQNPNAGLFKQGYNSYSNADGQINKSIAAIREIHQMCLTSMGPCGRNKIIINHLGKHIVTNDAATMLRELEIVHPAVKVLVMASEQQKIDMGDGTNLVMVLAGELLNVSEKLIALGLSPVEIIQGYTMAKNFTLQELDKMSVMNIEDKHEKSELIKIVKPVIASKQYGSEDILSSLVADAVSHVLAPNSNYFNVDSVRVVKIMGGSLSNSSVIKGLVFNREPEGHLKSLPEGQKHKVAVFTCPIDISNTETKGTVLLHNAQEMLDFTKGEEQQLDQMMKEIADAGVTCVVAGAGVGELALHYLNRYNILVLKVPSKFELRRICRVCGATPMPRLGAPTPEEVGVVETVKTIEIGGDRVTVFKQEANETTRTATIILRGATQNNLDDIERAIDDGVAAIKGLMKPDGGKLVPGAGATEIDLVSRISKYGEKTPGLMQLAIKQFAVAFEVVPRTLAETAGLNVNEVLPNLYAAHAQTSAEDGEADTDDSYTNDGFYKGVDIDSNTPECIKDVREEGIYDLLAAKKFAINVATDAANTVLSVDQIIMAKRAGGPAVPKGPKPGNWDQDD; from the coding sequence ATGTCTTTGAAACTTCCTCAAAATCCAAATGCAGGGCTATTCAAGCAAGGGTACAATTCGTATTCCAATGCTGATGGCCAAATCAACAAATCTATTGCTGCTATTAGAGAAATCCATCAAATGTGCTTAACTTCGATGGGTCCATGTGGTAGAAACAAGATTATCATCAATCATTTGGGAAAGCACATTGTGACGAACGATGCGGCAACAATGTTGAGAGAATTAGAAATTGTTCATCCAGCAGTGAAGGTTTTGGTGATGGCTTctgaacaacaaaagatcGATATGGGCGATGGTACGAATCTTGTGATGGTTCTAGCTGGTGAGCTATTGAATGTGAGTGAGAAACTGATTGCATTGGGTCTTTCTCCAGTAGAGATCATCCAGGGTTACACTATGGCGAAGAATTTCACTTTGCAAGAATTGGACAAGATGTCTGTGATGAATATAGAAGACAAACACGAAAAGAGCGAGCTAATCAAGATTGTAAAGCCAGTAATTGCATCCAAACAGTATGGCTCTGAGGACATTCTAAGTTCTTTGGTTGCTGATGCGGTATCGCATGTCTTGGCACCAAACTCGAATTATTTCAACGTTGATTCTGTTAGAGTTGTGAAGATTATGGGTGGCTCGTTGTCGAATTCTTCAGTTATCAAAGGTCTTGTGTTCAACCGTGAACCAGAAGGACATTTGAAGTCTCTTCCAGAAGGCCAAAAGCACAAGGTGGCTGTGTTCACATGTCCGATTGACATCTCCAATACCGAAACTAAGGGTACCGTGCTACTTCACAATGCGCAAGAAATGCTAGACTTCACAAAGGGTGAAGAGCAGCAACTAGACCAAATGATGAAGGAAATTGCTGACGCTGGTGTTACTTGTGTCGTTGCTGGTGCAGGTGTTGGCGAACTAGCCTTGCATTATTTAAACAGATACAACATATTGGTCTTGAAGGTCCCAAGTAAATTTGAACTAAGAAGAATCTGCCGTGTTTGTGGTGCCACTCCTATGCCTAGACTAGGTGCCCCAACTCCCGAAGAGGTCGGTGTTGTTGAAACAGTCAAGACCATTGAAATTGGTGGTGACAGGGTGACTGTgttcaaacaagaagctAATGAGACCACAAGAACCGCTACCATCATCTTAAGAGGTGCTACTCAAAACAACTTGGACGATATCGAGCGTGCCATCGACGATGGTGTTGCTGCCATTAAGGGCTTGATGAAGCCAGACGGTGGGAAGCTAGTTCCGGGTGCCGGTGCTACCGAGATCGACTTGGTTTCGAGGATCAGCAAATACGGTGAAAAAACTCCAGGGCTAATGCAATTGGCCATCAAGCAATTTGCTGTGGCGTTTGAAGTCGTCCCAAGAACCTTGGCAGAAACAGCCGGTTTAAACGTTAACGAAGTTCTACCAAACTTATACGCTGCCCACGCTCAGACAAGCGCCGAAGACGGTGAGGCTGACACCGATGACTCCTACACCAACGACGGCTTTTACAAGGGTGTAGACATAGACAGCAACACTCCTGAGTGTATCAAAGACGtaagagaagaaggcaTATACGATTTGCTTGCAGCCAAGAAGTTCGCGATCAACGTAGCCACGGACGCTGCAAACACCGTGCTCTCTGTCGATCAAATAATCATGGCCAAGAGAGCTGGTGGTCCAGCCGTCCCCAAGGGCCCTAAACCGGGCAACTGGGACCAAGACGATTGA